The Methanobacterium formicicum genome includes a window with the following:
- a CDS encoding PAS domain S-box protein — MVKDDSTEARDINTTLESFGYSVHHLGRGEDVVEKASELRPDLILLDVVFKGDSTAFDALLEIFKLDFPVLLLVGDLTEENIKKIESLAQDAYLLKPYRDRELKYAIELAITREELKKSEKRNLNHLKTQDPGVAHPSGGNEKYQNALDNMMEGCQIISPDWRYIYVNDAALHHAQLEREALIGHTMMEVYPGIDETEMFWMLEKTMEEGESNHMENYFIYPDGTGRWFDLRVFPVPEGIFILSIDITDRKQVEEELIASKEFNENIIKSMGDGFSILDKNGVHLDVNPALCQMTGFSREELIGTGLPHPYWPEEKAHDIQATLEEVLKGNLKEVELTFKRKNGEKFPVILSPSIITDDEGKVIAVFGTFKDITQRKKLEMELKESEQKFRGLVENAADALFVHDMKGNIRDVNQQSVESLGYSREELLRMNVMEIEQDFELESARKEWREIKPGEPFTLYGHQKRKDGTVFPVEIHFAAVEIKQEKLVMGLVRDITAIKKAEEELKAINRALMKRDEEFRHFIDSAPVAIAMFDPKMQYIAASQRWIEDYNLYGQELLGRSHYDIFPEIPDKLKKVHRRALAGSIERADEDAFVRADGSVQYLRWEVHPWYSFPGEIGGIIIFSEDISERKRAEEELKAVNRVLKKRDEEFRHFIDSAPVAIAMFDPKMQYIAASQRWIEDFNLGDGEILGRSHYDIFPEITEHWKKIHQRALAGSVERADEDAFVRADGSVQYLRWEIHPWYSSPDVIGGIIIFSEDVTERKKAEEELRESEQKYRYVIETAAEGITLFNKKGTVIEINPKALELTGFKEDIIGKNLVQIVPSLKISLNEALVAFKNILTGKPIPSEWKYVNKRGERKFVKANYSLMRTDGKIDGIALVLEDITDLKLREMALRENEQFLENIIENIPDMIFVKSADELKFERVNRAVEFIWGYERDELIGKTDYDFFTREEADFYTQNDREVLHKKELHDIIEETIHTRYQGERILHTKKIPLLDENGHPNYLLGISEDVTERKMAEMKLKKSLEEKEDLLREIHHRVKNNM, encoded by the coding sequence TTGGTAAAAGATGATTCCACTGAGGCCCGGGATATAAATACAACACTGGAATCCTTTGGTTATTCAGTTCACCATCTAGGCCGGGGGGAAGATGTAGTTGAAAAGGCATCAGAGTTAAGGCCTGATCTTATTTTGTTAGATGTTGTTTTTAAGGGGGATAGCACCGCTTTTGATGCTCTTTTGGAAATATTCAAACTTGATTTTCCTGTTTTGCTGTTAGTGGGAGATTTAACGGAAGAGAATATTAAAAAGATTGAATCTTTAGCGCAAGATGCATATCTACTCAAACCATATCGGGATCGAGAGCTGAAATACGCCATTGAACTGGCTATTACTCGAGAAGAACTTAAAAAAAGTGAAAAAAGGAATCTTAATCATTTAAAAACCCAAGACCCGGGTGTGGCTCACCCCAGCGGGGGTAATGAAAAATATCAAAACGCCCTGGATAACATGATGGAAGGATGCCAGATCATCAGTCCTGATTGGCGTTATATCTATGTAAACGATGCTGCCCTCCACCATGCCCAACTGGAGAGGGAAGCTTTAATTGGTCACACCATGATGGAGGTCTATCCCGGTATTGATGAAACTGAAATGTTCTGGATGTTAGAAAAAACCATGGAGGAAGGTGAATCAAATCATATGGAAAATTACTTCATTTACCCCGATGGCACTGGCCGATGGTTTGATCTGCGCGTTTTCCCGGTACCCGAAGGTATTTTCATTCTATCCATTGATATCACTGACCGTAAGCAGGTAGAGGAAGAATTAATTGCAAGTAAAGAATTCAACGAAAATATCATCAAATCCATGGGTGATGGATTTTCAATTTTAGATAAAAATGGGGTTCATTTAGATGTTAACCCTGCCCTGTGTCAGATGACTGGATTTTCCCGGGAGGAATTAATTGGAACCGGTCTTCCTCACCCTTACTGGCCTGAAGAAAAAGCTCACGATATTCAGGCTACTCTGGAAGAAGTGTTGAAAGGAAATCTAAAGGAAGTTGAACTGACTTTTAAAAGAAAAAATGGGGAAAAATTCCCGGTTATTTTAAGCCCATCTATTATAACTGATGATGAAGGGAAAGTAATTGCTGTTTTTGGAACTTTTAAGGATATTACTCAACGTAAAAAGTTGGAAATGGAATTAAAAGAGAGTGAACAGAAATTTCGGGGTTTGGTAGAAAATGCAGCCGATGCTCTTTTTGTCCATGATATGAAGGGTAATATTAGGGATGTTAACCAGCAATCCGTGGAAAGCCTGGGATACAGCCGGGAAGAATTACTAAGGATGAATGTGATGGAAATAGAACAGGACTTTGAGCTGGAAAGCGCCAGGAAGGAATGGAGGGAGATAAAGCCGGGAGAACCTTTCACTCTCTATGGTCACCAGAAACGGAAGGATGGTACTGTTTTTCCAGTGGAGATACACTTTGCTGCCGTGGAAATTAAACAGGAAAAACTTGTCATGGGTTTAGTTCGTGATATCACCGCAATTAAAAAGGCAGAAGAAGAGTTAAAAGCCATTAACCGGGCTTTGATGAAACGTGATGAGGAGTTCCGGCACTTTATTGATAGTGCCCCGGTGGCCATTGCCATGTTTGATCCAAAGATGCAGTACATTGCTGCCAGTCAGCGCTGGATCGAAGATTATAATCTGTATGGCCAGGAACTTCTTGGCAGATCCCATTACGATATCTTCCCCGAGATCCCCGATAAATTGAAAAAAGTTCACCGTCGTGCTCTGGCTGGTTCTATTGAGCGTGCTGATGAAGATGCCTTTGTACGTGCCGATGGAAGCGTTCAGTACCTCCGATGGGAAGTACATCCCTGGTATTCATTTCCCGGTGAGATCGGTGGCATCATAATCTTCAGTGAAGACATTTCAGAACGTAAAAGAGCTGAAGAAGAGTTAAAAGCTGTAAATAGGGTTTTGAAAAAGCGTGATGAGGAGTTCCGGCACTTTATTGATAGTGCCCCGGTGGCCATTGCCATGTTTGATCCAAAGATGCAGTACATTGCTGCCAGTCAGCGCTGGATTGAAGATTTTAATCTGGGTGATGGGGAAATCCTCGGCAGATCCCATTACGATATCTTTCCAGAAATCACCGAGCACTGGAAAAAAATACACCAACGTGCTCTGGCTGGTTCTGTTGAGCGTGCTGATGAAGATGCCTTTGTACGTGCCGATGGAAGCGTTCAGTACCTCCGATGGGAAATACACCCATGGTACTCCTCACCCGATGTTATCGGGGGCATTATAATATTCAGTGAGGATGTAACTGAACGTAAAAAGGCTGAAGAAGAATTAAGGGAAAGTGAGCAGAAATACAGGTACGTGATTGAAACTGCGGCCGAAGGAATAACTTTGTTTAATAAAAAGGGCACAGTTATTGAAATCAATCCCAAAGCCTTAGAATTAACTGGATTCAAAGAGGATATAATAGGTAAAAACCTGGTTCAAATAGTTCCCAGCTTGAAGATAAGTTTAAATGAAGCTTTAGTTGCCTTTAAGAATATTTTGACAGGTAAACCTATTCCCTCTGAATGGAAATATGTCAATAAGAGGGGTGAAAGGAAATTTGTTAAAGCCAATTACAGTTTAATGAGAACGGATGGGAAGATAGATGGAATAGCTCTAGTTTTAGAAGATATCACTGATCTTAAATTAAGGGAAATGGCCTTAAGGGAAAATGAACAGTTTTTAGAGAACATCATCGAGAACATACCCGACATGATCTTCGTAAAATCCGCAGATGAACTTAAATTTGAACGAGTGAACCGGGCAGTGGAGTTTATCTGGGGTTATGAGAGGGATGAATTAATTGGTAAAACTGATTATGATTTTTTCACCAGGGAAGAAGCTGATTTCTACACCCAAAATGATAGGGAAGTTCTCCATAAAAAGGAACTTCACGATATCATTGAAGAAACCATACACACCCGGTACCAAGGTGAAAGAATCTTACACACCAAGAAAATTCCCCTCCTTGACGAAAATGGCCACCCTAATTATCTTTTAGGTATTTCCGAAGATGTTACCGAACGTAAAATGGCTGAAATGAAACTTAAGAAGTCCCTGGAAGAAAAAGAGGATTTGTTAAGGGAAATACACCACCGGGTTAAAAATAACATGCA